The following coding sequences are from one Achromobacter sp. B7 window:
- a CDS encoding FAD-dependent oxidoreductase, whose translation MGDIDFQAMEFAYEKHADQSAGTPPRHQVVVVGAGPVGLTTALDLARQGVRVVVLDDDYRLSTGSRAICFSKRTLEIWDRLGVGQRMIDKGVSWNVGKVFFREQEVWRFDLLPEPGHRRPAFINLQQYYAEGYLYEQARQEPNIDLRWKNKVAGVTQTDDGVTLTIDTPEGAYTLHADWLVACDGARSPVRKLIGQESHGRIFRDRFLIADVKMKADFPTERWFWFDPPFHPNQSVLLHRQPDNVWRIDFQLGWNADPVEAVKPENVLPRIRALLGPDAQFDLEWVSVYTFACERMDKFRHGRVVFAGDSAHRVSPFGARGANSGVQDAENLAWKLKLVLAGLAPDALVDSYSVEREYAADENILNSSRATDFITPKSDISRSFRNAVLNLAKTHPFARSLVNSGRLSLPATYAASPLNTPDTDAFAGRMVPGAVALDAPVTQHGDKDWWLAQLDGGFVLAVFCGNALPDDDTQRALLAMRMGLVPVKTVLVLDAQCDGSGLAADLPVVTDVEGCLAKRYDAQAGTAYLIRPDQHIAARWRAFNADAVAAAVKRATGHA comes from the coding sequence GTGGGAGACATCGACTTTCAGGCGATGGAGTTCGCCTATGAAAAGCACGCCGACCAAAGCGCCGGCACGCCCCCCCGCCATCAGGTAGTGGTGGTGGGAGCCGGCCCGGTCGGCCTGACCACCGCGCTGGACCTGGCGCGCCAGGGCGTGCGCGTGGTGGTGCTGGACGACGATTACCGATTGTCCACCGGGTCGCGCGCGATCTGCTTTTCCAAGCGCACGCTGGAAATCTGGGACCGTCTGGGTGTTGGCCAGCGCATGATCGACAAGGGCGTGTCGTGGAACGTGGGCAAGGTGTTCTTCCGTGAACAGGAAGTGTGGCGCTTTGACCTCTTGCCCGAACCCGGCCATCGCCGCCCCGCCTTTATCAACCTTCAGCAGTACTACGCCGAAGGTTATCTGTACGAACAAGCCCGCCAGGAACCGAACATCGACCTGCGCTGGAAAAACAAAGTCGCCGGCGTCACGCAGACGGACGACGGCGTCACCCTGACCATCGACACGCCCGAAGGCGCCTACACGCTGCACGCCGACTGGCTGGTCGCCTGCGACGGCGCGCGTTCGCCCGTGCGCAAACTGATCGGCCAGGAAAGCCATGGCCGCATCTTCCGCGACCGCTTCCTGATCGCCGACGTGAAGATGAAAGCCGACTTCCCGACCGAGCGCTGGTTCTGGTTCGATCCGCCCTTTCATCCGAACCAGTCCGTACTGCTGCACCGCCAGCCGGACAACGTCTGGCGCATCGATTTCCAGCTGGGCTGGAATGCCGACCCCGTCGAAGCCGTCAAGCCGGAAAACGTGCTGCCGCGCATCCGCGCGCTGCTCGGGCCCGATGCGCAATTCGATCTGGAATGGGTCAGCGTCTACACCTTTGCGTGTGAACGCATGGACAAATTCCGCCACGGGCGCGTCGTGTTTGCGGGCGACTCCGCGCACCGTGTCTCGCCCTTCGGCGCGCGCGGCGCCAACAGCGGCGTGCAGGATGCCGAAAACCTGGCCTGGAAACTGAAGCTGGTGCTGGCGGGCCTGGCCCCCGACGCGCTGGTCGACAGCTACAGCGTTGAACGCGAATACGCGGCCGACGAGAACATCCTGAATTCGTCGCGCGCCACGGATTTCATCACCCCCAAGAGCGACATCAGCCGCAGCTTCCGCAATGCCGTGTTGAACCTGGCCAAGACGCATCCGTTCGCCCGTTCCCTGGTCAATAGCGGCCGCCTGTCCCTGCCCGCAACGTATGCCGCGTCGCCGCTGAATACGCCCGATACGGACGCATTCGCGGGCCGCATGGTGCCCGGCGCTGTCGCGCTGGATGCGCCGGTCACGCAGCACGGCGACAAGGACTGGTGGTTGGCGCAGCTGGATGGCGGCTTCGTGCTGGCCGTGTTCTGCGGCAACGCGCTGCCGGACGACGACACGCAGCGCGCGTTGCTGGCGATGCGCATGGGCCTCGTGCCCGTCAAGACGGTGCTGGTGCTGGATGCGCAATGCGATGGCTCGGGCCTGGCTGCCGACCTGCCCGTGGTGACGGACGTGGAAGGTTGCCTGGCCAAGCGTTACGACGCGCAAGCGGGCACGGCTTACCTGATCCGCCCCGACCAGCACATCGCCGCGCGCTGGCGCGCCTTCAACGCCGACGCGGTTGCCGCCGCCGTCAAGCGGGCCACGGGCCACGCGTGA
- the hmgA gene encoding homogentisate 1,2-dioxygenase gives MELQYLTGFGNDCATEALPGALPVGRNSPQQCPYGLYAEQLSGTAFTAPRNENRRSWLYRIRPGAQHKPFEPFAGAAGWESTFGHGPVTPNQLRWSPLPIPDAPTDFLEGVQTWGGNGGPDEQGGVAIHLYAANKSMQGRYFYNADGELLLVPQQGRLRLATELGLIDLEPLEIAVIPRGVRFRVELLDAEARGYMLENFGAALRLPELGPIGSNCLANARDFKTPVAWYEDIEGDFELIAKFTGGFWRAPIDHSPLDVVAWHGTHAPYKYDLRHFNAIGSISFDHPDPSIFTVLTAPSDTPGTANMDFAIFPPRILAMEDTFRPPWFHRNVASEFMGLIQGVYDAKAEGFAPGGASLHNCMSGHGPDAETFEKASHADTHSAHYIRDTMAFMFETRRVIRPTAQALASGQLQNDYYRCWQGIVKHFNPNQA, from the coding sequence ATGGAACTGCAATACCTGACCGGGTTCGGCAACGATTGCGCCACCGAGGCTTTGCCCGGCGCGCTGCCCGTGGGCCGCAATTCGCCCCAGCAATGCCCGTATGGCCTGTATGCCGAACAACTGTCCGGCACCGCCTTCACCGCCCCCCGCAATGAAAACCGCCGTTCGTGGCTGTACCGCATTCGCCCGGGCGCGCAGCACAAACCGTTTGAACCGTTTGCTGGCGCCGCCGGCTGGGAAAGCACGTTCGGCCACGGCCCGGTCACGCCCAACCAGCTGCGCTGGAGCCCGCTGCCGATTCCCGATGCACCCACCGACTTCCTGGAAGGGGTGCAAACCTGGGGCGGCAACGGCGGCCCCGACGAGCAGGGCGGCGTCGCCATCCACCTGTACGCGGCCAACAAGTCCATGCAAGGCCGCTACTTCTACAACGCCGATGGCGAACTGCTGCTGGTGCCGCAACAAGGCCGCCTGCGCCTGGCCACCGAGCTGGGCCTGATCGACCTGGAACCACTGGAAATTGCCGTCATCCCGCGCGGCGTGCGCTTTCGCGTCGAGCTGCTGGACGCCGAGGCGCGCGGCTACATGCTTGAGAACTTCGGCGCGGCGCTGCGCCTGCCCGAGCTTGGCCCGATTGGCTCTAACTGCCTGGCCAACGCCCGCGACTTCAAGACGCCGGTGGCCTGGTACGAAGACATCGAAGGCGACTTCGAACTGATCGCCAAATTCACCGGCGGCTTCTGGCGCGCGCCGATCGACCATTCGCCGCTGGACGTAGTGGCCTGGCACGGCACGCACGCCCCGTACAAGTACGACCTGCGCCACTTCAACGCGATCGGATCGATCAGCTTCGACCATCCGGACCCGTCTATCTTCACGGTGCTGACCGCGCCGTCGGACACCCCGGGCACGGCCAACATGGATTTCGCGATTTTCCCGCCGCGCATCCTGGCCATGGAAGACACCTTCCGCCCGCCCTGGTTCCACCGCAACGTCGCCAGCGAATTCATGGGCTTGATCCAGGGCGTGTACGACGCCAAGGCCGAAGGCTTTGCACCCGGCGGCGCCAGCCTGCACAACTGCATGAGCGGTCACGGCCCCGACGCCGAAACGTTTGAAAAAGCCTCGCACGCCGATACGCACAGCGCGCACTACATCCGCGATACGATGGCGTTCATGTTCGAAACGCGCCGGGTGATCCGTCCGACCGCGCAGGCGCTGGCCTCAGGGCAATTGCAGAACGACTACTACCGTTGCTGGCAGGGCATCGTGAAGCACTTCAACCCGAACCAGGCGTGA
- the fahA gene encoding fumarylacetoacetase, with protein MTTTINETHDPSLKSWVASANTGTSDFPVQNLPYGTFRRKGTNESFRPGVAIGDQILDLAALAAQKPFEGLAADALAACNSDSLNALMALGHAHWSALRLALSRALREGAALRATVEPLLVPQADAEHTTPARIGDYTDFYISVHHATAIGKQFRPDNPLLPNYKWVPIGYHGRASSIGVDQKFPRPVGQTRPANEGDTPQFGPCARLDYELELGIFVGTGNTQGDRIDLADADQHVFGLCILNDWSARDIQAWEYQPLGPFLSKNFASTISPWIVTIEALEPFRTQYNRGPAEPQPMPYLASDANRAKGAYDVQLEVLMTTAQSREAKAPPVTLSRSNFRDAYWNVAQLITHHTVNGCNLQPGDMLGTGTLSGPQPSEAGSLLELSQGGKTPIDLPWGEKRTFLQDGDQIIMRAACQKAGYPKIGFGEASGVVLPAKL; from the coding sequence ATGACCACCACCATCAACGAAACCCACGATCCGTCCTTGAAAAGCTGGGTTGCCAGCGCCAACACCGGCACGTCCGATTTCCCGGTGCAGAACCTGCCCTATGGCACCTTCCGCCGCAAGGGCACGAACGAATCGTTCCGCCCCGGCGTGGCCATTGGCGACCAAATCCTGGACCTGGCCGCGCTGGCCGCACAGAAGCCATTTGAAGGCCTGGCCGCCGACGCCCTGGCCGCCTGCAACAGCGACAGCCTGAATGCGTTGATGGCGTTGGGCCACGCCCACTGGAGCGCCCTGCGCCTGGCGCTGTCGCGTGCCTTGCGCGAAGGCGCCGCGCTGCGCGCCACCGTCGAACCGCTGCTGGTGCCGCAAGCCGACGCCGAGCACACCACCCCCGCGCGCATCGGCGACTACACCGATTTCTACATCTCGGTGCACCACGCCACCGCCATCGGCAAGCAATTCCGCCCTGACAACCCGCTGCTGCCCAACTACAAGTGGGTGCCCATCGGCTACCACGGCCGCGCATCCAGCATCGGCGTCGACCAGAAGTTTCCGCGCCCCGTGGGCCAGACCCGCCCGGCCAACGAAGGCGACACGCCGCAGTTCGGCCCGTGCGCCCGCCTGGACTACGAGCTTGAGCTGGGCATCTTCGTGGGCACCGGCAATACCCAGGGCGACCGCATCGACCTGGCCGACGCCGACCAGCACGTCTTCGGCCTGTGCATCCTGAACGACTGGTCCGCGCGCGACATCCAGGCTTGGGAATACCAGCCGCTGGGCCCCTTCCTGTCAAAGAACTTCGCATCAACGATTTCGCCGTGGATCGTCACGATAGAAGCGCTGGAGCCCTTCCGCACGCAATACAACCGTGGCCCGGCTGAACCGCAGCCGATGCCGTATCTGGCCTCGGACGCGAACCGCGCCAAGGGCGCCTACGATGTGCAGCTGGAAGTGCTGATGACCACCGCGCAGTCGCGCGAGGCCAAGGCGCCGCCGGTCACGCTGTCGCGCAGCAACTTCCGCGACGCCTACTGGAACGTGGCGCAGCTGATCACGCACCACACGGTGAACGGCTGCAACCTGCAACCGGGCGACATGCTGGGCACGGGCACGCTGTCCGGGCCGCAGCCGTCGGAAGCCGGTTCGCTGCTGGAATTGAGCCAAGGCGGCAAGACGCCGATCGACCTGCCCTGGGGCGAAAAGCGCACGTTCCTGCAAGACGGCGACCAGATCATCATGCGCGCCGCATGCCAGAAGGCGGGCTATCCGAAGATCGGTTTCGGCGAAGCCTCCGGCGTGGTGTTGCCGGCCAAGCTGTAA
- a CDS encoding LTA synthase family protein, which produces MRRLTLRFILAVLVLLTLSRLGLSFWMWDRVQAAGGLGPVLLGGLRIDVCLLSMVIALPAVLSPWFGHRPLAATITAWWFRVWWMLYVLLEVSTPQFIAEYDTRPNRLYFIYLLNPKEVGSMLWQGYKGVLLAAFVVLVVAAWLAFKLFPTRSRDGFMAWWKRPIASFVILALVVLGARGTLEHRPINPAKVAFSSDSMVNALALNSLYSVFDAAYRMRDERSSAAMYPRMPVDQMNAIVREKAGLTGAPLDARYPSLHEQKATVRRDKPLNVVIILQESLGAQYVGSLGGRDLTPNIDRLSKEGWMFHRAYATGTRSVRGIEAVTAGFLPSVADAVVKLPRSQTGFFTLAQVLGKHGYHSRFVYGGESHFDNMRAFFLGNGFDEVVDRPKFVNPVFEGSWGASDEDMFNQVDRLLRADGDKPVFTLAFSVSNHSPWEYPEGRIKPVGDPATVDNTVRYADWALGQFFEKAKQAPYWDNTVFLVIADHDSRVYGSIPVPVRHFQIPALFLGAGIAPRQDERLVSQIDMAPTLLSLIGLDNVNPMLGADLTQRDPNRAMMQYADNFGYLQGDKLLVLEPQKAPREFRYEAAPVGKDEVYAPVEPADPALTEEALAHALWASWVYREEKYRLP; this is translated from the coding sequence ATGCGTCGCCTGACACTTCGATTCATCCTGGCCGTCCTGGTGCTGCTGACTTTGTCGCGGCTGGGGCTGTCATTCTGGATGTGGGACCGCGTGCAAGCGGCCGGCGGCTTGGGGCCGGTATTGCTGGGCGGGCTGCGCATCGACGTCTGCCTGTTGTCCATGGTGATTGCGTTGCCCGCGGTGCTGTCGCCGTGGTTTGGGCATCGCCCGCTGGCCGCGACGATTACCGCGTGGTGGTTCCGCGTCTGGTGGATGCTGTATGTGCTGCTGGAAGTGTCCACGCCGCAGTTCATCGCGGAATACGACACGCGGCCGAACCGGCTTTACTTCATTTACCTGCTCAATCCCAAGGAAGTGGGGTCGATGCTGTGGCAGGGCTACAAGGGCGTGCTGCTGGCGGCGTTCGTGGTGCTGGTGGTGGCGGCATGGCTGGCGTTCAAGCTGTTTCCGACGCGTTCGCGCGATGGATTCATGGCGTGGTGGAAGCGGCCGATTGCGTCCTTCGTGATCCTGGCGCTGGTGGTGCTGGGCGCGCGCGGCACGCTGGAACACCGGCCCATCAACCCGGCCAAGGTGGCGTTCAGTTCAGATTCCATGGTCAATGCCCTGGCGCTGAATTCGCTGTACAGCGTGTTCGACGCGGCCTATCGCATGCGCGACGAACGCTCGTCGGCCGCGATGTATCCACGGATGCCGGTGGACCAGATGAACGCCATCGTGCGCGAGAAAGCCGGCCTGACCGGGGCGCCGCTGGATGCGCGCTATCCCAGCCTGCACGAACAAAAAGCCACGGTGCGGCGCGACAAGCCGCTGAACGTGGTGATCATCTTGCAGGAAAGCCTGGGCGCGCAGTACGTGGGCAGCCTGGGCGGGCGCGACCTGACACCCAATATCGACCGCCTGTCCAAGGAAGGCTGGATGTTTCATCGCGCCTACGCCACCGGCACGCGCTCGGTGCGCGGCATCGAAGCGGTAACGGCGGGCTTCCTGCCCAGCGTGGCTGACGCGGTGGTCAAGCTGCCACGTTCGCAAACCGGCTTCTTCACGCTGGCGCAGGTGCTGGGCAAGCACGGCTACCACTCGCGCTTCGTGTATGGCGGCGAGTCGCACTTTGACAATATGCGCGCGTTCTTCCTGGGCAACGGCTTTGATGAAGTGGTGGACCGGCCCAAGTTCGTGAACCCGGTGTTCGAAGGGTCATGGGGCGCGTCCGACGAAGACATGTTCAATCAGGTCGACCGCCTGCTGCGCGCGGATGGCGACAAGCCGGTCTTCACGCTGGCGTTTTCGGTGTCGAACCATTCGCCGTGGGAATACCCCGAAGGCCGCATCAAGCCGGTGGGCGACCCGGCCACGGTGGATAACACGGTGCGATACGCCGACTGGGCGTTGGGGCAGTTCTTTGAAAAGGCAAAGCAGGCGCCGTACTGGGACAACACCGTGTTCCTGGTGATTGCCGATCACGATTCGCGCGTGTATGGGTCGATACCGGTGCCGGTACGCCACTTCCAGATTCCCGCGCTGTTCCTGGGCGCCGGCATCGCGCCGCGCCAGGACGAACGCCTGGTCAGCCAGATCGACATGGCGCCCACGCTGCTGTCGTTGATCGGGCTGGACAACGTCAACCCGATGCTGGGCGCCGACCTGACGCAGCGCGATCCGAACCGCGCAATGATGCAGTACGCCGACAACTTCGGCTATTTGCAAGGTGACAAGCTGCTGGTGCTGGAGCCACAGAAAGCGCCGCGCGAATTCCGATACGAAGCCGCGCCGGTGGGCAAGGACGAAGTCTATGCGCCCGTCGAGCCCGCGGACCCGGCCTTGACTGAAGAAGCGCTAGCGCATGCGCTGTGGGCAAGCTGGGTTTACCGCGAAGAAAAATACCGACTGCCTTGA
- a CDS encoding DUF2783 domain-containing protein: MLITETNLSSPDDFYEALIETHRDLSNEQSQELNAALILLLANHLGDVALLREALQQARASVVERA; this comes from the coding sequence ATGCTGATTACCGAAACCAACCTGAGCTCGCCCGACGACTTCTACGAAGCGCTGATCGAAACGCACCGCGACCTGAGCAACGAGCAAAGCCAGGAGCTGAACGCGGCGCTGATCCTGCTGCTGGCCAACCACCTGGGCGACGTGGCGCTGCTGCGCGAGGCCTTGCAGCAGGCCCGCGCGTCGGTAGTGGAACGCGCGTAA
- a CDS encoding LysR family transcriptional regulator — translation MAELRNVDLNLLILFQHLLEDRSLSAVARRMDLTQPAVSNALRRLRDAFGDELFVRTGQGMLPTPRAQRLAGPVSEALTMLTQALQDQDVFDAATSSRRFRVAMTDVGEIHFMPRLMEVCVQVAPQVRIDSVRVQGPDLPREMESGRVDLAIGAFDEMGAGTLQRMLFRQGYATLFRQAHPTAHAGMGIKAFRAERHLIVSRAAPYGQVNQSMERAGIVLAEHFSVPHFSAVPYIVSATDLLATVPEKLAASAAPPFGLRFMTPPVKVPALQTNLYWQRRVDRDSGNQWLRALIVDTFGVGGGR, via the coding sequence ATGGCCGAACTGCGCAACGTCGATTTGAATCTGCTGATCTTGTTTCAGCACTTGCTGGAAGATCGCAGCCTATCGGCCGTGGCGCGCCGCATGGACCTGACGCAGCCCGCCGTCAGCAACGCCCTGCGCCGCTTGCGCGACGCCTTTGGCGATGAGTTGTTCGTGCGTACCGGCCAGGGCATGCTGCCCACGCCGCGCGCGCAGCGGCTGGCCGGGCCGGTCAGCGAGGCGCTGACCATGCTGACGCAGGCGTTGCAAGACCAGGACGTGTTCGATGCCGCCACCAGCAGCCGTCGCTTTCGCGTGGCGATGACGGACGTGGGCGAAATCCACTTCATGCCGCGCCTGATGGAAGTCTGCGTGCAGGTGGCGCCGCAGGTGCGCATCGATTCCGTGCGGGTCCAAGGGCCGGACCTGCCGCGCGAGATGGAGTCCGGCCGTGTCGATCTGGCGATTGGCGCGTTCGATGAAATGGGCGCGGGCACATTGCAGCGCATGTTGTTTCGCCAGGGCTACGCCACCTTGTTCCGGCAAGCGCACCCGACGGCGCACGCGGGCATGGGCATCAAGGCATTTCGCGCCGAGCGCCACTTGATCGTGTCGCGCGCCGCGCCTTACGGGCAGGTGAACCAGTCGATGGAGCGCGCGGGCATCGTGCTGGCCGAGCACTTCAGCGTGCCGCATTTTTCCGCGGTGCCGTACATCGTCAGCGCAACGGATCTGCTGGCTACCGTGCCCGAAAAACTGGCCGCCAGCGCCGCGCCGCCTTTCGGGCTGCGCTTCATGACGCCGCCGGTGAAGGTGCCCGCGCTACAGACGAATCTCTATTGGCAACGCCGCGTTGACCGGGACAGCGGCAATCAGTGGCTGCGTGCGCTGATCGTGGATACGTTCGGCGTGGGCGGCGGGCGGTAG
- a CDS encoding NAD(P)-dependent oxidoreductase — translation MSRTVNPPPATTRCQRLLLTGAAGGLGQVLRPRLKAFTDLLRISDVAPMAAAGDGEEAVPCDLADAAAVSSLVQGVDAIVHLGGVSVERPFEQILPANIQGVYNLYEAARVHGVRRVVFASSNHVIGFYEQGQQLDANVPLRPDGYYGLSKAYGEHLSRFYFDRYGIETVCLRIGSSFPEPKDRRMLVTWLSYDDLTDLVTRALFTPDVGHLIVYGASANRDSWWRDDAAKVLGFVPKDSSEVFRAQVEAQPPLAADDPVARYQGGAFVKAGPFPFPPVFTK, via the coding sequence ATGAGCAGAACCGTCAACCCGCCGCCAGCGACCACCCGCTGCCAGCGTCTATTACTCACCGGCGCCGCCGGGGGCCTGGGACAAGTGCTCCGTCCCCGACTCAAAGCATTCACCGACCTGCTGCGCATATCCGACGTGGCGCCCATGGCCGCCGCGGGCGATGGCGAAGAAGCCGTCCCGTGCGATCTGGCCGACGCCGCCGCCGTGTCGTCGCTGGTGCAGGGCGTGGATGCCATCGTGCACCTGGGCGGTGTATCGGTTGAACGCCCGTTCGAACAGATTCTTCCGGCCAACATCCAGGGCGTCTACAACCTGTACGAGGCCGCCCGCGTGCACGGCGTGCGGCGCGTGGTGTTCGCCAGCTCGAACCACGTCATCGGCTTTTACGAACAGGGCCAGCAACTGGACGCCAACGTGCCGCTGCGGCCCGACGGCTATTACGGCCTGTCCAAAGCCTATGGCGAACATCTGTCGCGCTTTTACTTCGACCGCTACGGCATCGAAACCGTGTGCCTGCGCATCGGTTCGTCGTTCCCCGAACCCAAAGACCGCCGCATGCTGGTTACCTGGCTCAGCTACGACGACCTGACCGACCTGGTCACGCGCGCGCTGTTCACGCCCGACGTCGGGCACTTGATCGTCTATGGCGCGTCCGCCAACCGAGACAGCTGGTGGCGCGACGACGCCGCAAAGGTGCTGGGCTTTGTGCCCAAGGATTCCTCCGAGGTCTTCCGTGCGCAGGTCGAAGCGCAGCCGCCGCTGGCCGCCGACGATCCGGTTGCGCGCTACCAGGGCGGCGCGTTCGTCAAGGCCGGCCCGTTCCCCTTCCCCCCGGTTTTCACCAAGTAG
- a CDS encoding MBL fold metallo-hydrolase, with amino-acid sequence MSKQFASHADMDDKVVSFEKLSDNAYAYTAEGDPNTGVIIGDEAVMVIDTQATPVMAQDVIRRIREVTDKPIKYILLSHYHAVRVFGASAYNAQEILASRDTYDLIVERGEQDKASEIGRFPRLFRNAESIPPGLVWPTMTFKGEMTVNLGNLEVKLLQVGRGHTKGDTIAWLPEQKILFAGDLVEYQSTPYCGDAYFRDWPTTLDALSGFEAEKMVPGRGPALKNATEVRQGLAGTRAFLTDLYGAVNRGVAEGKDLKTIYREVYDFMKPRYSDWVIFDHCMPFDVSRAYDEASGHTHPRIWTDKRDLEMWAQLEG; translated from the coding sequence ATGAGCAAGCAATTCGCCTCGCACGCCGACATGGACGACAAGGTCGTCTCGTTCGAAAAACTGTCTGACAACGCCTATGCCTACACGGCCGAAGGCGACCCCAACACGGGCGTGATCATCGGCGACGAGGCCGTCATGGTGATCGACACCCAGGCCACCCCGGTCATGGCGCAAGACGTCATCCGCCGCATTCGCGAAGTCACCGACAAGCCGATCAAATACATCCTGCTGTCGCACTATCACGCCGTGCGCGTGTTCGGCGCGTCCGCCTACAACGCCCAGGAAATCCTGGCCAGCCGCGACACCTATGACCTGATCGTCGAACGCGGCGAACAGGACAAGGCCAGCGAAATCGGCCGCTTCCCCCGCCTGTTCCGCAACGCCGAATCGATTCCGCCGGGCCTGGTCTGGCCGACGATGACGTTCAAGGGCGAAATGACCGTCAACCTGGGCAACCTGGAAGTCAAGCTGCTGCAAGTGGGCCGTGGCCACACCAAGGGCGACACCATCGCCTGGCTGCCCGAGCAGAAGATCCTGTTCGCCGGTGACCTGGTCGAATACCAATCCACCCCGTATTGCGGCGACGCCTATTTTCGCGACTGGCCCACCACGCTGGACGCGCTGTCAGGCTTTGAAGCCGAAAAGATGGTGCCCGGCCGCGGCCCCGCGCTTAAGAACGCCACCGAAGTGCGCCAGGGCCTGGCCGGCACCCGCGCGTTCCTGACCGACCTGTACGGCGCCGTGAACCGCGGCGTGGCCGAAGGCAAGGACCTGAAGACGATCTACCGCGAGGTCTACGACTTCATGAAGCCGCGCTATAGCGACTGGGTCATCTTTGACCACTGCATGCCGTTCGACGTGTCGCGCGCCTATGACGAAGCCTCGGGCCACACGCACCCGCGCATCTGGACCGACAAGCGCGACCTGGAAATGTGGGCGCAGCTGGAAGGCTGA
- a CDS encoding FadR/GntR family transcriptional regulator, with protein MNAPVDTPVLPQRRPRNLAQGLVESISERIRSGEIRPGDKLPTESEIMRQFGVSRTVVREALSRLQASGLVETHHGVGTYALEPSGSVDFRVDPADIATVRDVLVLLELRICLESEAAGLAAIRRSDVQLQEMRRALDLFKAALDVGGDTITPDFQFHLLVAQSTDNRYFADLMSHLGSAIIPRTRINSAKFAHEDRAAYLARVNLEHEDIYSAIMRQDAEAARAAMRTHLSNSRERLRRAQ; from the coding sequence ATGAACGCTCCTGTCGATACTCCTGTCTTGCCGCAGCGTCGTCCCCGGAATCTGGCTCAAGGCTTGGTCGAGAGCATTTCCGAACGCATACGCAGTGGCGAAATCCGCCCTGGCGACAAGCTGCCCACCGAATCCGAGATCATGCGTCAGTTTGGCGTCAGCCGAACCGTTGTGCGCGAAGCGCTGTCGCGCTTGCAGGCCTCGGGCCTGGTCGAAACGCATCACGGCGTGGGCACGTATGCGCTGGAGCCCAGCGGCAGCGTCGACTTTCGGGTGGACCCGGCCGACATCGCCACGGTGCGCGATGTGCTGGTGCTGCTAGAGCTGCGTATTTGCCTGGAAAGCGAGGCCGCGGGCCTTGCCGCCATTCGGCGCAGCGACGTGCAGTTGCAGGAAATGCGACGCGCGCTTGACCTGTTCAAAGCCGCGCTGGACGTTGGCGGCGACACGATCACGCCCGACTTCCAGTTCCATCTGCTGGTGGCGCAGTCCACCGACAACCGTTATTTCGCCGACCTGATGTCGCACCTGGGGTCGGCGATCATTCCACGCACCCGCATCAATTCGGCCAAGTTCGCGCACGAAGACCGCGCGGCCTATCTGGCCCGCGTCAACCTGGAACACGAAGACATCTACAGCGCGATCATGCGCCAGGATGCCGAAGCCGCGCGCGCGGCGATGCGCACGCACCTGAGCAACAGCCGCGAACGCCTGCGCCGCGCCCAGTAG
- the mutM gene encoding bifunctional DNA-formamidopyrimidine glycosylase/DNA-(apurinic or apyrimidinic site) lyase, translating into MPELPEVETTRRGIDAVITGRTLLRLVIHEARMRWPIPADLPTLIGGRDVLECARRGKYLLLRFEHGTQIVHLGMSGSLRSVAPGEFLRKHDHVEWIFQDAVLRLHDPRRFGAVLWHDHADGPIDAHPLLAKLGIEPFDPRFDGAWLHRHFKNHGAAVKQVLLAGMAVVGVGNIYASESLFRARINPKTPANKLSLARCERLADMVRATLADALTSGGSTLRDYVGATGEPGAYFEIHAAVYEREGRPCRVCETPIRRFVQGQRATYYCPKCQRN; encoded by the coding sequence ATGCCGGAACTGCCTGAAGTCGAAACCACGCGTCGAGGAATCGACGCCGTCATCACCGGCCGGACGCTCTTGCGACTGGTCATCCACGAAGCCCGCATGCGCTGGCCCATCCCCGCCGACCTGCCGACGCTGATCGGCGGGCGCGACGTGCTGGAATGCGCCCGCCGGGGCAAGTACCTGCTGCTGCGGTTCGAGCACGGCACCCAGATCGTGCATCTGGGCATGTCCGGATCGCTGCGCAGCGTGGCCCCTGGTGAATTTCTGCGCAAGCACGACCATGTCGAATGGATCTTCCAGGACGCGGTACTGCGCCTGCACGACCCCCGCCGGTTTGGCGCGGTGTTGTGGCACGACCATGCCGACGGCCCCATCGACGCGCATCCGCTGCTGGCCAAGCTGGGCATCGAACCCTTCGACCCGCGCTTTGACGGCGCCTGGCTGCACCGGCATTTCAAGAACCATGGCGCCGCCGTCAAGCAGGTGCTGCTGGCGGGCATGGCGGTGGTGGGCGTGGGCAATATCTACGCATCAGAAAGCCTGTTCCGCGCGCGCATCAACCCCAAGACCCCTGCCAACAAACTGTCATTGGCCCGCTGCGAACGGCTGGCCGACATGGTGCGCGCCACGCTGGCCGACGCCCTGACCTCTGGCGGCAGCACGCTGCGCGACTACGTGGGCGCCACCGGTGAACCCGGTGCGTACTTCGAGATCCACGCCGCCGTCTATGAACGCGAGGGCCGCCCCTGCCGCGTGTGCGAAACCCCGATACGGCGGTTCGTCCAAGGCCAACGGGCCACGTACTACTGCCCGAAATGCCAAAGGAATTAG